The following proteins are encoded in a genomic region of Rhizobium sp. CCGE531:
- a CDS encoding AraC family transcriptional regulator — protein MREDVAGQIFEGLERLCVTPEANRILSAPAYPGIERIQAQFRGDAFELHRHDTYALGVTMRGVQTFRYRGEQRYSVPGRVIILHPDELHDGGAATEDGLVYRMLYLEPSVLFQCLEAARIGLPFVDEPVLEDSRLAGLLLAALGELDRELDELFVDDFVSRLTDGLVQHARLPQRPLGSIAWGQVKTARDYLEAHSMQDVRSQELERITGLDRFALARHFRAAFATSPHRFLLMRRLQQAKAMIGVGEPIAEVAAATGFADQSHLTRHFKKAFGIAPGAWRNMVRGDGWQSRPMLSERRGIA, from the coding sequence CCGGCCTATCCCGGCATCGAGCGCATTCAGGCGCAGTTTCGAGGCGACGCATTCGAACTGCACCGGCACGACACCTATGCGCTCGGCGTCACCATGCGGGGCGTGCAGACGTTCCGTTACCGTGGCGAACAGCGCTACAGCGTGCCGGGACGGGTGATCATCCTTCATCCGGACGAGCTGCATGACGGCGGGGCTGCGACCGAGGACGGCCTCGTCTATCGCATGCTGTATCTGGAACCTTCGGTCCTGTTTCAATGTCTGGAGGCGGCACGGATCGGTCTGCCATTCGTCGATGAACCTGTTCTGGAGGACAGTCGTCTCGCCGGCTTGTTACTGGCAGCCCTTGGCGAGCTCGATCGCGAACTGGACGAGCTCTTCGTCGACGATTTCGTCTCTCGTCTTACCGACGGCCTCGTCCAGCATGCCCGCCTGCCGCAGCGGCCATTGGGCAGCATTGCCTGGGGACAGGTGAAGACCGCACGGGATTATCTCGAAGCGCATAGCATGCAGGATGTGCGATCCCAGGAGCTGGAGCGCATCACCGGCCTTGACCGCTTTGCGCTTGCGCGGCATTTCCGCGCCGCTTTTGCGACCAGCCCGCACCGATTCCTGCTGATGCGGAGATTGCAGCAGGCGAAGGCGATGATTGGCGTGGGCGAGCCGATTGCGGAGGTTGCCGCCGCGACCGGGTTTGCCGATCAGAGCCACTTGACCCGGCATTTCAAGAAGGCCTTCGGCATCGCACCGGGCGCATGGCGCAACATGGTGCGGGGAGACGGATGGCAGAGCCGACCGATGCTCAGTGAACGCCGAGGAATTGCCTGA
- a CDS encoding amino acid ABC transporter ATP-binding protein: MSLIEITEVRKSFGANEVLKGINLDVEPGEVIAIIGKSGSGKSTLLRCINGLEAINDGSISVAGAQLLPDDLHLKALRLKVGMIFQQFNLFPHLTAGRNVMLSQMVVKKTAKAEAEAMARRMLDRVGLGHKFDAYPDELSGGQQQRVAIARALAMQPIALLCDEITSALDPELVAEVLAVVRELAGEGMTLLMVTHEMKFARDVCSRVVFMHQGRVHEIGPPGEVFADPRTPELRQFLGVH; this comes from the coding sequence ATGTCGCTCATCGAAATCACTGAAGTCCGCAAGAGCTTCGGCGCCAACGAGGTCCTGAAAGGCATCAATCTTGATGTCGAGCCCGGCGAGGTCATCGCCATCATCGGCAAGAGCGGTTCGGGAAAATCGACGCTGCTGCGTTGCATCAACGGGCTGGAGGCGATCAATGATGGCTCGATTTCCGTCGCAGGCGCGCAGCTCCTGCCCGACGACCTGCACCTGAAGGCGCTCCGGCTGAAGGTCGGCATGATCTTCCAGCAATTCAATCTCTTCCCGCACCTGACGGCGGGACGCAACGTCATGCTGTCGCAGATGGTCGTCAAGAAGACCGCCAAGGCCGAAGCAGAGGCGATGGCGCGGCGAATGCTCGATCGCGTCGGCCTCGGGCACAAGTTCGATGCCTATCCGGATGAACTCTCCGGCGGCCAGCAGCAGCGCGTCGCCATCGCAAGAGCCCTTGCCATGCAGCCGATTGCGCTTCTCTGCGATGAAATTACGTCGGCCCTCGATCCCGAGCTGGTGGCCGAAGTTCTCGCCGTCGTGCGCGAACTGGCCGGCGAAGGCATGACACTGCTGATGGTGACGCATGAGATGAAATTCGCCCGCGACGTCTGCTCGCGCGTCGTCTTCATGCACCAGGGCCGCGTGCATGAAATCGGCCCGCCTGGCGAGGTTTTCGCCGATCCGCGGACACCGGAACTCAGGCAATTCCTCGGCGTTCACTGA
- a CDS encoding amino acid ABC transporter permease, producing MIQFTTWDILRGLLLAARWTILLSLVSFAGGAIVGAILLLLRIGKARAGRVAVRYFVELFQGTPLLMQLFLAFFGFGLFGIDVPAWLAAGGALTLWSSAFLIEIWRGCVEAVARGQWEASASLGMGYLQQMRYVILPQALRIAVPPTVGFSVQVVKGTALTSIIGFVELSKAGTVITNATFQPFTVYGFVALIYFALCWPLSKSSQILERKLNVAHRNH from the coding sequence ATGATCCAGTTCACCACATGGGATATCCTGCGCGGCCTGCTTCTGGCCGCGCGCTGGACGATATTGCTGTCGCTCGTCTCCTTTGCCGGCGGCGCCATCGTTGGCGCGATCCTGCTGCTCCTGCGTATCGGCAAGGCCAGGGCTGGCCGCGTCGCGGTCAGATACTTCGTCGAGCTGTTCCAGGGCACGCCGCTGCTGATGCAGCTCTTCCTCGCCTTCTTCGGCTTCGGGTTGTTCGGCATCGACGTGCCGGCATGGCTTGCCGCGGGTGGCGCTCTGACGCTCTGGTCATCAGCCTTTCTGATCGAAATCTGGCGCGGCTGCGTCGAGGCTGTCGCCAGGGGACAATGGGAGGCCTCGGCCAGTCTCGGCATGGGCTATCTGCAGCAGATGCGCTACGTCATCCTACCCCAGGCGCTGCGCATCGCCGTGCCGCCGACGGTCGGCTTCTCCGTGCAGGTCGTCAAGGGCACGGCCCTGACCTCCATCATCGGCTTCGTCGAACTGTCCAAGGCCGGCACCGTCATCACCAATGCGACCTTCCAGCCGTTCACCGTCTACGGCTTTGTCGCGCTCATCTATTTTGCCCTGTGCTGGCCGTTGTCGAAAAGCAGCCAGATCCTGGAGAGAAAGCTCAATGTCGCTCATCGAAATCACTGA